One part of the Plasmodium berghei ANKA genome assembly, chromosome: 2 genome encodes these proteins:
- a CDS encoding fam-a protein yields MNKEYIKFFLSLLSVFIYVNDQTLATEPSPGNVTLDKFVSALPNNHPDKGHEQNNPLLCTDPEETEKATKLMNIAVSLLQYHGTNTDNYDLITDLDFDTNLYFKKHENADIEKLNFKIRNPDKYNDIVKKLWNPHGDQYYDENFINGKIVRVYNPNLIMIQHHYQNSAQSSPKYAYALVTKVEISKDTTIMVCGSTNITDHNNSNPKTYINTISEIADSLKIDINSEEGIKKEELEKKFVNLSGFIIKKDNELIDITYVTSMHVNAPFVPMFINRLIKASKLIVLMHLKNVFYNV; encoded by the exons atgaataaagaatacattaaattttttttgtctcTTTTAAGCGTATTCATATATGTGAACGATCAAACCCTTGCAACTGAACCTTCCCCAGGAAATGTTACTCTAGACAAATTTGT ATCCGCTTTGCCCAACAATCACCCGGATAAAGGACATGAACAAAACAACCCCCTATTATGCACAGATCCTGAAGAAACTGAAAAAGCAACAAAACTTATGAATATAGCTGTGTCACTTTTACAATACCATGGTACAAATACAGATAATTACGATTTAATTACTGATCTTGATTTTGATACaaacttatattttaagaagCATGAAAACGCAGATATTGAGAAacttaattttaaaattcgAAACCCCGATAAG tataatgatatagtaaaaaaacTATGGAATCCACATGGTGATCAATATTATGATGAAAACTTTATTAATg GAAAAATTGTTCGTGTATATAATccaaatttaataatgataCAACACCATTACCAAAATTCGGCGCAATCATCTCCAAAATATGCCTATGCTTTAGTCACAAAAGTTGAA ATATCAAAAGACACGACTATAATGGTTTGTGGTTCAACAAATATAACTGACCACAACAATTCCAATCcgaaaacatatataaacacTATCTCCGAAATTGCAGattcattaaaaattgACATTAATTCGGAAGAGGGTATTAAAAAGGAAGagttagaaaaaaaatttgttaacTTATCTggatttataattaaaaaagacaACGAATTAATTGATATTACCTATGTCACCTCT ATGCATGTGAATGCCCCCTTTGTCCCAATGTTTATTAATAGATTAATTAAAGCATCAAAGTTGATAGTTCTTATGCACTTAAAAAATGTCTTTTACAAtgtataa